TCAACGGACGCGTAATGCCTTTAGAGAACCAAATGACAAAGAAAACAGCCAAAATCAATGTTGACATAAACAAGAAAACAATAAACAGGAAAAAGTCTTTATTCCGGACTTGCAAATCATTATAAAAAGATTGATAAGCGGTCAATTCCACATCAATCATCTCAAGCGTTGACGTCTGAATATACCCTGATGCATGATCGGCTTCCCGCAAATGATCTGTGTATTGCTCAATATCGTTCAGAATGACAAATCCAATCGTCAATTCGCATTCGTGAATGAACGTTTCGATCAAGTTGTTATAGTTTTTAATTTCAATCGTTTCGGCATTGCGAAAATGACCGGGCAGCTGTTCTTTTTTGCTTTCAAGTTCTTTTTTCAAAGCATAATAATCACTGACTTCCACAGCTTCCGGGTCAGCAACAAACGATTTGGTGAAGGTATACATGTCATTAGACTTTTGTGAGATCGCGTTGAGCAGTAAATAGCGTTCAAAACTGTCGTGATAAACATTTGTCAGCTGATTGGAACTGACGTAAATTGATATCGCCGTCACCTGGAACAAAATGACGAACACCATAAAATAAACAAGCAGTTTGCCGCGAATGGTTTTCATCATTGTATGCCACCACTGTGATCGGTCTGTAGGTCCTTTTTCTGGATCACACGTGTTTCTGTAAAGATCTCATTCTCTACCAAATCATTCGACTGCAGTTTCAGCATGACGTTTAGCGCCTTATGACCAATTTCTTCTGGGTACTGAGCAATCGTTGCATCAATGTGATCCTGCTTGATTAACTCAAGGGTTCTTGGCAAAATGTCAAAAGCCGTAATGAACACATTCCGGTTGGGAGCGATTTCATTTAACCCTTCAACAATCCCCGGTCCGTCCAATGCACTCGTTCCTGCGAGCGCCGTAATTTGCGGATTCTGTTTGATTAAATCATATGCAGCTTGACTGGCTCCCACCGCTGTAATGTTCGATTCCTTTATATCCGCAATGTGGATCCTCGGTACAGATTCAAGTGCATATTTCAGACCCTCAATCCGTTCTTGCTGACTGATCGCATCAAATCGGCCTGTTACAATACCAACGTGCTGCTCTTCTGACGTATGCTTGATCAGAGTCTGTCCCATCAACTGTCCGGCATAATAATTGTCTGTTCCGACATATGCCTTGCGTTCACTGCTTTTCACATCGGTATCGACCGTAATGATGGGGATGCCGCGCTCAATGCCTTTATGGACTAGATCGACAAAGCGCTGTCCGTTGACCCCCTGAATCATGATACCATCCACTTTTGCCGATATCATCCTATCCAAAAGCACCAACATCTCGTCATTGTCTGCTTTTTGAGGCGCCACATACTCCAAATAAACATCATTTTCTTCGGCTTGTTCTTTTGCCCCTTTTTCAACCAGACGCCAATATTCGTTATCCTTTTCCTCTGCTATAAGCACAAAGTGATACGCATAATCCTGTGTTTCCGGCTGCTCAGCGGCAATATAAAATGTTTTATAGCCATAAACGAGCATGCCCGAAAAACTAAACAGGAATAGCACACCGCTCAATATGTATACCATTTGCTTTAAGACTGGGTTCATTGTCTCACCCGCTCAAGAGAATTTTATAAAAAAATCTGAAAAAATTATTGCTTTTATAGCTAAAAACCCTAGTGAATAGTAGACCCAAACTGCGAACTAATTAAAACTTGAATGACTGCTTCTTGCAACTAACCACCACAATGAGAGAATCGTGATTTGCGCTGCGGGAAGTCGCTTTCCGCGGGCACGGCCTCAGCCTCCTCGCGGAAAGACCACCGCTGTGGGGTCTTCGGACTCGTGCTGTTCCCGCAGGAGTCGACTTCCCTCCGCTCCAATCACTCTATTTAATTCAGTGGCTTAGACGGTACTACTCACATAAGAGGTAGAGAATAACCTCTTATACCAAGCTCGGGGGAAACACGGAGACTCCAGCGGGAGGATAAGCCTCGGTGAGACCCCACAGCGCGATAGCGCGAGGAGGCTCAGCAGCGCCCGCGGAAAGCGCAGTGTTTCCCCCGAGCGGCCGCATGAGGCAGTCATAAGTTAGTTCGCAGTTTACGGCAACTGTGGCTTGGTAAATACCATTAATCTATACGGAGAAAGCCTTTTAAAAAGACCGGAATATGCTTGTCTTGTAAGGATAAGCACTTCCGGCCTTGTCATTTATGATCCGTAATAATAATAATAATTCGAGTTCTTCGCCTCAACATCGTTCAGCACCGTGCCGAGAATTTTCGTATCGGCAGCGTTTAAAAGTTCTATCGCTTTTTTTGCCCCGTCTGTATCTGTAACTTTACTTCTGACCACAAGAAGTGATCCATCACAGATATTGGCAAGAATCTGGGCGTCGGTTACGGCCAGAACAGGTGGTGTGTCGAATATAATCATGTCGTACTGATCGCGGGCATGCTGGATAAATGCGCGCATGCGTTTCGAGCCGAGCAATTCTGACGGGTTAGGCGGGATCGGTCCGCAAGACATGACCTCAAGATTAGGCACATCGGTACTGTTGATGGCATCAGTTAAAATGGTTTCACCAACGAGCACATTGCTCAATCCGGTCATGTTCGTTAAGCCAAATGTATAATGCACGGTCGGTTTACGCATATCAGCGTCAACGAGCAGCACTTTTTTATCCTGCTGAGCGTAGACGACTGCCAAGTTCGCAGCTGTCATCGACTTTCCTTCACCTGGTCCTGCAGATGTCAGCATTACTGTATGAAACTCTTCATCAACCGCGGAGAATTGTAAATTTGTCCGGATTGTTCGGTATTGCTCGGTTACTGGAGAACGCGGGTTTAATTTCGTGATCAGTGCCCGTGCTGTGCTTTTTTGTTTAGATCGAGCGTTTTTGCGGAACATTGCGCTTCCCCCTCTCTCGTCTATGTGCTTGAGCTGGACGGCCACGAGCTTCAGTTTCAGATACATGCGTGACAATGCCCAAAACAGGAAGTTCAAGATGTTTTTCAATGTCTTCTTCTGTCTTGAGAGTTGTATCAAGGTATTCAAGCAAGAATGCCAACCCGACACCAACCATGGCACCAAGCACGACGGCAATGGCAATATTCAGCATTGGTTTGGGCGATACAGGTGATGGATTGTCAACAGTCTTAGCCTCTGACAAGATACTCACATTGTCAACACCGTTCATTAAGACAGGGAC
This sequence is a window from Lentibacillus sp. JNUCC-1. Protein-coding genes within it:
- a CDS encoding substrate-binding domain-containing protein, encoding MNPVLKQMVYILSGVLFLFSFSGMLVYGYKTFYIAAEQPETQDYAYHFVLIAEEKDNEYWRLVEKGAKEQAEENDVYLEYVAPQKADNDEMLVLLDRMISAKVDGIMIQGVNGQRFVDLVHKGIERGIPIITVDTDVKSSERKAYVGTDNYYAGQLMGQTLIKHTSEEQHVGIVTGRFDAISQQERIEGLKYALESVPRIHIADIKESNITAVGASQAAYDLIKQNPQITALAGTSALDGPGIVEGLNEIAPNRNVFITAFDILPRTLELIKQDHIDATIAQYPEEIGHKALNVMLKLQSNDLVENEIFTETRVIQKKDLQTDHSGGIQ
- a CDS encoding CpsD/CapB family tyrosine-protein kinase → MFRKNARSKQKSTARALITKLNPRSPVTEQYRTIRTNLQFSAVDEEFHTVMLTSAGPGEGKSMTAANLAVVYAQQDKKVLLVDADMRKPTVHYTFGLTNMTGLSNVLVGETILTDAINSTDVPNLEVMSCGPIPPNPSELLGSKRMRAFIQHARDQYDMIIFDTPPVLAVTDAQILANICDGSLLVVRSKVTDTDGAKKAIELLNAADTKILGTVLNDVEAKNSNYYYYYGS